A DNA window from Actinomadura coerulea contains the following coding sequences:
- a CDS encoding tetratricopeptide repeat protein: MVQIWSEWAGSMPLSQDRIHWNGLVERAQPTRRPGDSPQPDLVGRPVSEWDALQLEVHPAIEGDEGLPSLPAYVERQHDVVLREKVSQAASGTSVMVMLVGGSSTGKTRACWEAIQHLPEGWKLWHPISPNRAAALTNALEQNLVGPQTVIWLNESINYLGISKDQIGERVASGLRELLRSRERGPVLILGTLWPEHWDLLTGRPRQPESNPHPQVRELLVGTSVIVPEEFSGEDLVALSDLATHDSRLGNAMARSRQKITQHLAGGFELVSRYEAAPPSARAVMNAALDARRLNRKAELTKDFLYEASHGYMDDSTWDALDEGWFASALAYAARPCLGVNGPLVPIRPRPGAAVQATIRYRLADYLEHVSAYQRRIEVPPTSFWEAMLQHTVAGDELVDIAYESQSRGLFRLATQFYLHAADHGESQALLYLADHRERNGDIDAARQALEIATIRDVKDSWYSLACLYRKQGDLAAAEAALAQEEESLSTVGEWAVLREEVGDMASAKEFLQRAVDLGSYPAMLDMARFYEREGNEQDAVKLRAKAEDSNSVIRELIDAVDAVREVEEARERIIRGWIEECADDRELRAHLEGILRTSGRPDDLIHLMKLRLSYTDPSIIEPEIWRVLGAGCMHESGRNEAIEMLAGLEDGRGNHELATRMMKYGFEPNGRVADPWTVQQFLTQDMEIPTASLRSKRDPNAP; this comes from the coding sequence TTGGTGCAGATCTGGTCGGAGTGGGCTGGCTCCATGCCACTCTCCCAAGATCGCATCCACTGGAACGGGCTTGTCGAGCGAGCACAGCCGACACGTCGCCCCGGTGACTCGCCGCAGCCGGATCTCGTCGGCCGGCCCGTTAGCGAGTGGGATGCGCTCCAACTCGAAGTGCATCCAGCGATCGAAGGCGATGAGGGGTTGCCCAGCCTTCCCGCCTATGTCGAGCGCCAGCATGACGTAGTGTTGCGAGAAAAGGTTAGCCAAGCGGCGAGCGGGACGAGCGTGATGGTGATGTTGGTTGGTGGTTCATCGACCGGCAAAACCAGAGCATGTTGGGAAGCAATCCAGCATCTGCCTGAAGGGTGGAAGCTATGGCACCCAATTAGCCCTAATCGTGCAGCGGCGCTGACGAACGCCCTGGAACAAAACCTTGTCGGACCGCAGACTGTCATTTGGCTCAACGAATCGATAAACTACCTCGGGATAAGCAAAGACCAAATAGGCGAACGAGTCGCCTCAGGCCTCCGAGAGCTGCTCCGCTCCCGAGAGCGCGGCCCTGTTCTCATACTTGGGACTCTTTGGCCTGAGCATTGGGATCTGCTAACGGGACGCCCACGCCAGCCTGAGTCGAACCCCCATCCCCAAGTGCGGGAACTTCTCGTCGGTACGAGCGTAATCGTTCCAGAGGAGTTTTCAGGAGAAGATCTCGTTGCCCTGAGTGACTTGGCGACCCATGACTCACGCCTCGGCAACGCAATGGCACGGTCACGCCAGAAGATCACGCAGCACCTTGCAGGCGGCTTCGAACTCGTAAGTAGGTACGAGGCCGCCCCTCCATCAGCCCGTGCGGTAATGAACGCGGCCCTTGATGCCCGACGGCTGAACCGCAAAGCCGAGCTGACCAAGGATTTTCTCTACGAAGCATCCCACGGCTACATGGACGATTCCACGTGGGACGCCCTCGATGAGGGCTGGTTCGCGAGTGCTCTGGCATACGCTGCCCGACCCTGCTTGGGCGTTAACGGCCCGCTTGTTCCGATAAGGCCTCGACCTGGCGCTGCGGTACAAGCGACGATCAGATACCGACTCGCTGACTACCTGGAGCACGTTAGTGCGTATCAACGCCGCATCGAGGTTCCGCCCACATCGTTCTGGGAGGCAATGCTGCAGCACACCGTGGCTGGCGATGAGCTAGTTGATATTGCCTACGAATCGCAGAGTCGCGGCCTGTTCAGGCTTGCCACTCAATTTTACCTTCATGCCGCCGACCACGGTGAATCGCAGGCGCTGCTTTATCTTGCCGACCATAGAGAGCGAAACGGCGACATAGATGCAGCGAGACAGGCATTGGAAATTGCCACGATCCGTGATGTCAAGGACTCCTGGTACTCCCTGGCTTGTCTTTACAGGAAGCAGGGTGATCTAGCGGCCGCTGAGGCTGCCCTTGCCCAAGAGGAGGAGAGTTTGTCTACCGTTGGGGAATGGGCTGTCCTTCGAGAGGAGGTCGGCGATATGGCCTCCGCCAAAGAATTTCTGCAACGCGCAGTCGACCTAGGTTCATACCCCGCGATGCTAGATATGGCTCGATTCTACGAACGAGAAGGAAATGAGCAGGACGCTGTCAAATTGCGCGCTAAAGCGGAAGATTCAAACTCGGTTATTCGTGAGCTAATCGATGCAGTAGACGCCGTAAGGGAAGTCGAGGAAGCGCGAGAACGGATTATCCGTGGGTGGATCGAAGAATGTGCGGACGACAGAGAACTCAGAGCGCACCTCGAAGGTATTCTAAGGACCTCTGGTCGTCCAGATGACCTGATTCACCTCATGAAGCTCCGACTCAGCTACACCGACCCTTCTATCATTGAGCCGGAGATATGGCGGGTGCTTGGTGCCGGGTGCATGCACGAGTCAGGCAGGAACGAGGCGATAGAGATGTTGGCGGGTCTCGAAGATGGCCGAGGAAACCATGAGCTCGCGACACGTATGATGAAATACGGGTTTGAGCCGAACGGACGCGTCGCGGATCCTTGGACCGTGCAGCAATTTCTGACGCAAGATATGGAGATACCTACAGCTTCGTTGAGAAGCAAAAGGGATCCTAATGCACCCTGA
- a CDS encoding tyrosine-type recombinase/integrase yields MRQPYVARKVSKRTGATRYTGMYDDTTGTPRSAGTYDDELEALAAARREQNRREGGVLGEMTPAQRRAMTFDEFWPIFQRHHRVEPNTMQTYFGVWINHVRPFLKADRVATFDSARAVQFFTWLAETERTVTTRRACRKVLSAMLGLSILLGCRTDNPVRGLNVGKQAAHKNIKVINETVFWELYSKLPLPTQRLFAEYIISTGVRFCEAISFQEGDLDYDTGMLNVCRSTVEVAKQFHPTGGRFITRPYTKNGEHRRFKVGRPLVEKIRAHVEQHGMKPGDLIFPVRLFMPDTAWVNLPRCTAEEMEAAAKTTFVSPVTGERVTHTKISTYRKHGCRCAPCVQAYRDYRSAYRVQAMARKGKVTRQRIRRDGNDYLAPSEWSTIWIPARKAVGVDVTPYQLRHSHASLLLAHGVPLPDVQARLGHNDLTSTTHYVWALAEESEAAATTMNVLLGYEVKQPDPQEAMLARMEDMMHRMQAMIDPPLARQIAAESSTSRPDLHLVTDTLTAMQIPTGN; encoded by the coding sequence GTGCGGCAACCGTACGTAGCCAGGAAGGTCAGCAAGCGCACCGGGGCGACCCGGTACACGGGGATGTACGACGACACGACCGGGACACCCCGGTCGGCCGGCACCTACGACGACGAACTAGAGGCACTGGCCGCGGCCCGCAGGGAGCAGAACAGACGCGAGGGCGGCGTCCTGGGGGAGATGACGCCGGCGCAGAGGCGCGCGATGACGTTCGACGAGTTCTGGCCGATCTTCCAGCGGCATCACCGGGTCGAGCCGAACACGATGCAGACCTACTTCGGGGTCTGGATCAACCACGTCCGCCCCTTCTTGAAGGCCGACCGGGTGGCGACCTTCGACTCCGCCCGCGCCGTCCAGTTCTTCACCTGGCTGGCGGAGACGGAGCGGACGGTGACCACGAGGCGGGCCTGCCGGAAGGTGCTCTCGGCGATGCTCGGCCTCTCGATCCTGCTGGGCTGCCGCACCGACAACCCTGTCCGGGGTCTGAACGTCGGCAAGCAGGCCGCGCACAAGAACATCAAAGTGATCAACGAGACGGTGTTCTGGGAACTGTACAGCAAGCTGCCGCTGCCGACGCAGCGTCTGTTCGCCGAGTACATCATCTCCACCGGGGTTCGCTTCTGCGAGGCGATCTCCTTCCAGGAAGGGGACCTGGACTACGACACCGGCATGCTGAACGTGTGCCGCTCGACTGTGGAGGTGGCGAAGCAGTTCCATCCGACCGGCGGCCGGTTCATTACCCGCCCCTACACGAAGAACGGAGAACACCGCCGATTCAAAGTCGGCAGGCCGCTTGTGGAGAAGATCCGCGCCCACGTCGAACAACACGGCATGAAGCCAGGCGACCTGATCTTCCCAGTCCGGTTGTTCATGCCGGACACGGCCTGGGTCAACCTCCCGCGCTGCACCGCAGAAGAGATGGAAGCCGCCGCGAAGACGACCTTCGTCTCACCCGTCACCGGCGAACGCGTCACTCACACCAAGATCAGTACGTACCGCAAGCACGGCTGCCGGTGCGCGCCGTGCGTACAGGCCTACCGGGACTATCGGTCGGCGTATCGCGTGCAGGCGATGGCCCGCAAGGGCAAGGTCACTCGCCAGCGGATCCGCCGTGACGGCAACGACTACCTGGCGCCCAGTGAATGGAGCACCATCTGGATCCCGGCCCGCAAGGCCGTCGGCGTCGATGTGACCCCGTACCAACTGCGCCACTCCCACGCCTCCCTCCTCCTGGCACACGGCGTCCCGCTGCCGGACGTCCAGGCCCGCCTGGGCCACAACGACCTGACATCCACCACCCACTACGTCTGGGCACTGGCTGAGGAAAGCGAAGCCGCAGCAACCACCATGAACGTGCTCCTGGGCTACGAGGTAAAGCAACCCGACCCACAAGAGGCGATGCTGGCGCGAATGGAGGACATGATGCACCGCATGCAGGCCATGATCGACCCTCCTCTCGCCCGCCAGATCGCAGCCGAAAGCTCCACCTCCCGCCCAGACTTGCACCTGGTCACCGACACCCTCACCGCCATGCAAATCCCTACAGGCAACTAG
- a CDS encoding tetratricopeptide repeat protein, which yields MIGTDDARTLYDELRVLRERARTRRRAAGEVFSLREIERALTRPPYAIKFRGQAISDWLPEDAAKAQVPRDADVVWALVRLWSDWAGDGQPAERHWRGLVERAQPARVPPSAAAPAGRPIGEFGDRLVLEDLEVQPAVDLTGAVTGAAGLGLLPAYVRREHDWLLQAVVDAAKDGHSGIALLIGGPSSGKTRACWEAVKALPEAWRLWHPLTPTRAQAVIDGLPAVGPRTVVWLNDSQHYLLDPDRAEQVASGLRDLLNDAQRAPVLVVGSIWHEDWATLSTVPAPGQWTSGRHPDPFAQARQLVGDNGIIVPEYFTGDDLKAARDAATGDPRLVDALQHAEQGHITQYLAGVPALLERYRTAYPAAKALIKAAMDALRTVPGLPLTRDLLEEAAEGYLTGVQFDLLEEAWFEAALASLSVPQRGTRGPLTPIRPRCGQPAPARPSYRLAPYLEHHGRVTRRTTRAPAALWEALLHYQGAPAAILGQFGQRAKDHGLLRTAVRFYAAAADAGYVNASRRTAGLLEDAGRIEEAISWWQQAADGDDYHGINAEYLARLLESLGRAEEALHYWQRSADLGNPVALEKAGRRLVEFGRVDDAVRWWQRAADLAGDDQDKAAYYSVQAAELLVRAGPLEEALAWWLRAVGTSSFMAQWADTPRELHETGQADEAVQRLRAHAANGTASDANVAKCLRLLHDASNHVCDVPDRGPAAEHADTADPQDPTTAEPESPWYATRWDEVKREANQLAAQGSITDEIIDLLLNPPDAHHGLHFELVSAILWVTGRQEEAIRHCQQAAEHVYASGGYTSDARYAALRAAYLLRQIDRTQEAIGWLQNRAETGDDDAAQKAVWLLLERGEGEHAIDWLTHAAAAGHRYALALTADVLAETGHITDADKLRQYGWEPDGSIAEPWTAAPPAAHPHQP from the coding sequence ATGATCGGCACCGACGACGCCCGCACTCTCTACGACGAGCTGCGGGTGCTGCGCGAACGGGCCAGGACGCGAAGGCGCGCGGCCGGTGAAGTGTTCTCCCTGCGGGAGATCGAGAGGGCGCTGACCAGACCGCCGTACGCGATCAAGTTCCGTGGCCAGGCCATCAGCGACTGGCTTCCCGAGGACGCGGCCAAGGCTCAGGTTCCCCGCGACGCCGACGTGGTGTGGGCGCTGGTGCGGCTGTGGAGCGACTGGGCGGGCGACGGACAACCCGCCGAAAGGCATTGGCGCGGGCTCGTCGAGCGGGCCCAGCCCGCCCGCGTTCCGCCTTCGGCCGCGGCGCCGGCGGGACGGCCGATCGGTGAGTTCGGCGACCGGCTGGTGTTGGAGGACCTGGAGGTCCAGCCCGCCGTCGACCTCACCGGCGCGGTGACCGGTGCAGCCGGGCTCGGCCTACTGCCCGCCTATGTGCGACGCGAGCACGACTGGCTTCTACAAGCGGTGGTCGATGCCGCCAAGGACGGCCACAGCGGCATCGCGCTGCTGATCGGCGGCCCGTCTTCCGGTAAGACCCGGGCCTGCTGGGAGGCGGTGAAGGCGCTGCCGGAGGCGTGGCGGCTCTGGCATCCGCTCACGCCCACCCGCGCCCAGGCCGTCATCGACGGGCTTCCCGCGGTGGGTCCGCGGACGGTGGTGTGGCTCAACGACAGTCAGCATTACCTGCTCGACCCCGACCGGGCCGAACAGGTCGCCTCCGGGCTACGCGACCTGCTCAACGACGCCCAGCGCGCACCGGTGCTGGTGGTGGGCAGCATCTGGCACGAGGACTGGGCCACGCTGAGCACCGTGCCTGCCCCTGGGCAGTGGACGTCCGGGCGCCACCCCGATCCGTTCGCGCAGGCCCGCCAACTGGTCGGCGACAACGGCATCATCGTGCCCGAGTACTTCACCGGCGACGACCTGAAGGCGGCCCGCGACGCCGCCACCGGCGACCCCCGCCTGGTCGACGCGCTGCAACACGCCGAACAGGGGCATATCACCCAGTACCTGGCTGGTGTGCCCGCCCTTCTCGAGCGTTACCGCACCGCGTACCCAGCGGCCAAAGCGCTGATCAAGGCGGCCATGGATGCCCTGCGCACCGTCCCCGGCCTCCCCCTGACCCGGGATCTGCTGGAGGAAGCGGCCGAGGGTTACCTCACCGGCGTCCAGTTCGATCTGCTGGAGGAGGCATGGTTCGAGGCGGCCCTGGCCTCCCTGTCCGTACCGCAACGCGGAACCCGCGGCCCGCTTACCCCTATCCGCCCACGCTGTGGGCAGCCCGCACCCGCCCGGCCCAGTTACCGTCTCGCCCCCTACCTTGAACACCACGGCCGCGTGACCCGCCGCACCACCCGCGCCCCAGCCGCGCTGTGGGAGGCGCTGCTGCACTACCAGGGCGCGCCCGCCGCCATCCTCGGCCAATTCGGACAGAGGGCCAAAGATCACGGGCTGCTGCGAACGGCCGTCCGCTTCTACGCGGCCGCTGCCGACGCCGGGTACGTGAACGCCTCGAGGAGGACCGCCGGCCTCCTGGAGGACGCGGGCCGCATCGAGGAAGCCATCAGCTGGTGGCAACAGGCAGCCGACGGCGACGACTACCACGGGATAAACGCCGAGTACCTGGCCAGACTTCTGGAATCGCTGGGCCGAGCCGAGGAGGCGCTGCACTACTGGCAGCGGTCGGCGGATCTCGGCAACCCCGTCGCCCTGGAGAAGGCGGGCAGGCGGCTGGTGGAATTCGGACGCGTCGACGACGCTGTCCGCTGGTGGCAGCGCGCAGCCGACCTCGCAGGTGACGACCAGGACAAAGCCGCCTACTACAGCGTGCAGGCGGCCGAACTGCTGGTGCGAGCGGGCCCACTGGAGGAAGCCCTGGCTTGGTGGCTGCGCGCCGTGGGGACCAGCTCCTTTATGGCTCAGTGGGCTGACACGCCTCGAGAACTACACGAAACAGGCCAGGCCGACGAAGCCGTTCAACGGCTGCGTGCCCACGCCGCGAACGGCACTGCGTCGGACGCCAATGTCGCCAAGTGCCTCCGCCTGCTGCACGACGCCAGCAACCACGTCTGCGATGTCCCGGACCGGGGACCAGCGGCCGAGCACGCCGACACCGCTGATCCCCAAGACCCGACCACCGCCGAACCGGAAAGCCCCTGGTACGCAACGCGCTGGGACGAGGTGAAACGCGAGGCCAACCAGCTGGCGGCCCAAGGTTCCATCACCGACGAGATCATCGATCTTCTCCTAAATCCCCCCGACGCCCATCACGGGCTCCACTTCGAATTGGTAAGCGCCATCTTGTGGGTGACCGGCAGGCAAGAAGAAGCCATCCGCCATTGCCAACAGGCAGCAGAACATGTCTACGCCTCCGGCGGATACACCTCTGACGCTCGCTATGCCGCACTACGAGCGGCCTACCTTCTTCGCCAGATAGACCGCACTCAGGAAGCCATTGGCTGGTTGCAGAACCGCGCCGAGACCGGAGACGACGACGCCGCCCAGAAAGCGGTCTGGCTGCTGCTGGAACGCGGCGAGGGCGAGCATGCCATCGACTGGCTGACGCACGCCGCAGCCGCAGGCCACCGCTACGCGCTGGCACTCACCGCCGATGTGCTGGCCGAAACGGGCCACATCACCGACGCCGACAAACTCCGGCAGTACGGATGGGAACCCGACGGATCCATCGCAGAACCCTGGACAGCCGCGCCCCCAGCCGCCCACCCGCACCAGCCATAG
- a CDS encoding class I SAM-dependent methyltransferase has translation MGLVVLGFWVTGLVMAVTADLAAALPALVSGTLLAGCLALSLHATLRGKFLVWRDVLDELDLRGDERLLDLGCGRGAVLLAAARHLPQGQAVGVDLWRGRDQSGNTPAATLRNARAEGVADRVHVQGGDLRRLPYADASFDLIVSSLTVHTIFGADARAKAIAEAYRVLRPGGRLLIADLARTPREYAAVLDRLNAQDIRVRGLGWRAWWGSPWVPTRLLTARKPATP, from the coding sequence GTGGGCTTGGTCGTGCTGGGGTTCTGGGTGACCGGGCTGGTGATGGCGGTCACCGCCGATCTGGCCGCCGCGCTGCCCGCGCTGGTCTCCGGCACCCTGCTGGCGGGATGCCTGGCCCTGAGCCTGCACGCCACGCTGCGCGGCAAGTTCCTGGTCTGGCGGGACGTGCTGGACGAACTGGACCTGCGTGGCGACGAACGGCTGCTCGACCTCGGCTGCGGACGCGGCGCCGTCCTGTTGGCCGCCGCCCGGCACCTCCCGCAGGGCCAGGCGGTCGGCGTGGACCTGTGGCGCGGACGGGACCAGTCCGGCAACACCCCGGCGGCGACCCTGCGCAACGCCCGCGCCGAAGGCGTCGCCGACCGCGTCCACGTGCAAGGGGGGGACCTGCGCAGACTTCCGTACGCGGACGCGAGCTTCGACCTGATCGTGTCCAGCCTGACGGTGCACACCATCTTCGGCGCGGACGCCCGCGCCAAAGCGATCGCCGAGGCGTACCGGGTGCTGCGGCCGGGCGGCCGCCTGCTGATCGCCGACCTGGCGCGGACCCCCCGCGAGTACGCCGCGGTGCTGGACCGGCTGAACGCCCAGGACATCCGCGTGCGCGGCCTCGGCTGGCGCGCGTGGTGGGGCAGTCCGTGGGTCCCGACCCGCCTGCTCACCGCCCGCAAACCAGCCACCCCCTGA
- a CDS encoding WD40 repeat domain-containing serine/threonine protein kinase, giving the protein MESGLRIAGRYRLERAVGGGGFGQVWRAADLLRDRPVAVKFLHRDVAASGPVWLSKFRQEAKIAARLSHPNIAAVDDFGEYDGQWYLVMEFLQGRDLAEEIAAHPEGLAVRRALVLAAQIADGLAAAHEHRIVHRDIKPANLMLLQGDRVKICDFGIAHIVEASASHTLGGQAGTPRFMAPEQWRGDPVDDRTDLYAFGGILYVMLTGRTAFHGPSLSAFMGQHLNAAPAPPSTTRPEIPEALDRLVLEMLAKDPDQRPARAADILARLRDIGGLPELPARPPVPRLDEPVGERRSPRERQTPVRTPFAPLIPRRTLKLASIVVVTVIFLFVITRIEQIGDTKFDVAFTFSGHRDDVGAVAFSPDGSKLATGSGDHTAKIWDTRTGELLTTLGEYGEGIKLVAFSSDASKLIIVSADGTTRICDVESLKVVARFGGDRDLVESVALRPDGSRIVTTSGGEALLWNVESGKVVATLPKADPWYRSVVFSPDGSAFATNTLSAGPNVAVWSAETGVRIAEIGDDLYGVYAVAFSPDGTRVAVGGPNDSAKVWDVATADRVASLAGHRGGVGSVAFSPDGSRIVTGGLDEKARIWDARTGSLVTTLKGFGANVNEVVFSPDGSTLATASGNTAKIWDPRTGDLISTTDGKTDWVPFFGDSTDVTELTYSPDGSMLAAASSDTVMLLKKHR; this is encoded by the coding sequence GTGGAGTCAGGGCTGCGGATCGCCGGCCGGTATCGGCTTGAGCGGGCTGTCGGCGGAGGCGGCTTCGGCCAGGTGTGGAGGGCCGCCGATCTCCTCCGGGACCGGCCGGTCGCGGTCAAGTTCCTGCACCGGGACGTCGCGGCGAGCGGCCCCGTGTGGCTGAGCAAGTTCCGGCAGGAAGCGAAGATCGCGGCCAGGCTGTCTCATCCGAACATCGCCGCGGTCGACGACTTCGGAGAATACGACGGCCAGTGGTATCTGGTGATGGAATTCCTGCAGGGCAGGGACCTGGCCGAGGAGATCGCCGCGCATCCGGAGGGGCTCGCGGTGCGGCGGGCGCTGGTGTTGGCCGCGCAGATCGCGGACGGTCTGGCCGCTGCCCATGAGCACCGCATCGTGCATCGGGACATCAAGCCGGCGAACCTGATGCTCCTGCAAGGGGATCGGGTCAAGATCTGCGATTTCGGCATCGCCCATATCGTCGAGGCTTCGGCATCGCACACCCTCGGAGGGCAGGCGGGAACACCGAGGTTCATGGCCCCCGAGCAGTGGCGCGGGGATCCGGTCGACGACCGCACGGATCTGTACGCGTTCGGGGGAATCCTGTACGTGATGCTGACCGGGCGCACCGCTTTTCACGGTCCGTCGCTCAGCGCGTTCATGGGACAGCACCTCAATGCGGCCCCCGCGCCGCCGAGCACGACGCGGCCCGAGATTCCCGAAGCGCTCGACCGTCTCGTCTTGGAAATGCTGGCCAAAGACCCCGATCAGCGTCCCGCCCGGGCCGCGGACATCCTCGCACGCCTCCGCGACATCGGGGGTCTTCCCGAACTCCCCGCACGGCCGCCCGTCCCGCGACTCGACGAGCCGGTCGGCGAACGCCGCTCACCTCGGGAGCGCCAGACGCCCGTCCGGACGCCGTTCGCACCGCTGATACCGCGACGGACTCTCAAACTCGCGAGCATCGTCGTGGTGACGGTGATATTCCTCTTCGTCATCACCCGCATCGAGCAGATCGGGGACACGAAGTTCGACGTCGCCTTCACCTTCAGCGGGCACCGGGACGACGTCGGAGCGGTGGCGTTCAGCCCGGACGGTTCGAAACTGGCCACCGGCAGCGGTGACCACACCGCGAAGATCTGGGATACCAGGACCGGTGAACTCCTCACCACACTCGGTGAATATGGGGAAGGCATCAAACTGGTGGCTTTCAGTTCGGACGCTTCCAAGCTGATCATCGTCAGCGCGGACGGCACCACGAGAATCTGTGACGTCGAAAGCCTTAAGGTCGTCGCCAGATTCGGTGGCGATCGGGACCTCGTCGAGTCGGTGGCGTTGCGCCCGGACGGCTCCAGGATCGTGACCACGTCGGGCGGCGAAGCACTGCTCTGGAACGTCGAGTCAGGAAAAGTCGTCGCGACTCTTCCTAAAGCTGATCCCTGGTACAGGTCGGTGGTGTTCAGTCCGGACGGATCCGCTTTCGCCACCAACACTCTATCTGCCGGCCCCAACGTAGCCGTGTGGAGTGCCGAGACCGGTGTTCGCATCGCCGAGATCGGCGATGACCTGTACGGCGTCTACGCGGTGGCCTTCAGTCCGGACGGCACCAGGGTGGCCGTCGGCGGCCCGAACGACTCCGCGAAGGTCTGGGACGTCGCGACAGCTGATCGCGTCGCCTCGCTCGCCGGGCATCGCGGCGGTGTTGGTTCGGTCGCGTTCAGTCCCGACGGTTCCAGGATCGTCACAGGCGGTTTGGACGAGAAGGCGAGGATCTGGGATGCGAGAACCGGCTCCCTCGTCACCACCCTCAAGGGATTCGGGGCCAACGTCAACGAGGTGGTGTTCAGCCCGGACGGTTCCACACTCGCCACCGCCAGCGGTAACACCGCGAAGATCTGGGACCCGAGAACCGGCGATCTCATCTCGACCACTGACGGAAAAACGGACTGGGTTCCCTTCTTCGGAGATTCGACCGACGTCACCGAGTTGACGTACAGCCCGGACGGTTCGATGTTGGCCGCCGCCAGCAGCGACACCGTGATGCTGCTGAAGAAGCACCGGTGA
- a CDS encoding immunity 49 family protein gives MRIERHRIGAKRLREATEDFAGRIGRSVRLQQEAGRDGFGWQMIANDLLDYAGARSVEDPQIDRDAWMALGSAADLIGTPGTDAERALHALATGDQDAFWTAIAAMLAQPLGENPRPRTLLPSAPLALTAIAVRDNGWEQRIESDYLPPSITRSERGHGAETSIEPEDLSNYEWHHAIALALITGSKERRGLLLGIDPDALASEWSAPAHHAYHVALRAYLRGEPARPAMDRALAAVRNAAAAQPGILWPFTVLLSQLVAGDRDGFVAALVDALEEFREHYTAGDEQDSVSKQVPIDILALTCHAHRELGWGIPLVSDYLPTAIVAPWPTRDH, from the coding sequence ATGAGGATCGAGCGCCATCGGATCGGCGCGAAGCGGCTGCGCGAGGCGACCGAGGACTTCGCCGGGCGAATCGGCCGCAGCGTCCGCCTTCAGCAGGAGGCGGGACGCGACGGGTTCGGCTGGCAGATGATCGCCAACGACCTGCTGGACTATGCCGGAGCCCGGTCGGTGGAGGACCCGCAGATCGACCGGGACGCCTGGATGGCGCTCGGTTCGGCCGCCGACCTCATCGGGACGCCCGGCACCGACGCGGAGCGAGCCCTGCACGCCCTGGCCACGGGCGACCAGGACGCCTTCTGGACGGCGATCGCGGCCATGCTCGCCCAGCCGCTGGGTGAGAACCCACGTCCCCGCACCCTGCTGCCGTCGGCACCGCTCGCGCTCACCGCCATCGCCGTCCGGGACAACGGCTGGGAGCAGCGGATCGAGTCCGACTACCTGCCCCCGAGCATCACCCGCAGTGAACGGGGCCACGGCGCGGAAACCTCCATCGAGCCCGAAGACCTGTCGAACTACGAATGGCACCACGCGATCGCGCTCGCGTTGATCACAGGCTCGAAGGAACGGCGCGGCCTCCTGCTGGGCATCGACCCCGACGCCCTGGCATCGGAGTGGAGCGCGCCCGCCCACCACGCCTACCATGTCGCGCTCCGCGCCTACCTGAGGGGCGAACCCGCCCGTCCGGCCATGGACCGGGCGCTGGCCGCCGTCCGGAACGCCGCAGCCGCCCAGCCGGGCATCCTGTGGCCGTTCACCGTCCTGCTGTCACAACTCGTGGCCGGAGACCGGGACGGGTTCGTGGCGGCACTGGTCGACGCCCTGGAAGAGTTCCGCGAGCACTACACCGCCGGCGATGAGCAGGACAGCGTCAGCAAGCAGGTCCCCATCGACATCCTCGCGCTGACCTGCCACGCGCACCGTGAACTCGGCTGGGGGATCCCCTTGGTCTCCGACTACCTCCCCACCGCGATCGTGGCGCCCTGGCCGACACGCGACCACTGA